Proteins encoded in a region of the Lycorma delicatula isolate Av1 chromosome 6, ASM4794821v1, whole genome shotgun sequence genome:
- the LOC142326824 gene encoding nicotinamide riboside kinase 1, with amino-acid sequence MAHKNWIVIGISGVTCGGKSTLATALHKLYPSSVILNQDDYFLPVDSDKHVLIPELNHFNWDILTAFDMHKMKSDITTTLNRRSEIEPNILIIEGLLILCDEDVSRLCDKKYFLTLTYEICLERRLKRTYDPPDVPGYFDKCVWPEYLKSKEVALKLNPDVKVIDSLCDIETIIKDVNGDIKKLLGSFKHNCIH; translated from the exons ATGGCACATAAAAATTGGATAGTGATTGGTATATCAGGAGTAACATGCGGAGGAAAATCTACTTTAGCTACTGCTCTTCATAAACTATATCCAAGCTCCGTTATATTAAATCAAGACGATTATTTTTTACCGGTAGACAGTGATAAACATGTTCTTATACcagaattaaatcattttaactgGGATATTCTTACTGCTTTTGATATGCATAAGATGAAAAGTGACATCACAACTACGCTTAATAG GAGGAGTGAAATTGagccaaatattttaataattgaaggaCTTCTTATTCTTTGCGATGAAGACGTATCAAGATtgtgtgataaaaaatattttttaacgcttACATACGAAATTTGTTTAGAACGTCGTTTAAAACGAACATATGATCCTCCTGATGTACCTGGCTACTTTGATAAATGCGTCTGGCcggaatatttaaaaagtaaagaagtaGCATTGAAATTAAATCCGGATGTTAAAGTTATTGATAGTTTATGTGATATTGAAACTATCATAAAAGATGTTAATGGAGATATTAAGAAACTACTAGGTAGTTTCAAACATAATTGTATTCATTAA